The proteins below are encoded in one region of Micromonospora sp. DSM 45708:
- a CDS encoding sugar phosphate isomerase/epimerase family protein — protein MARPITLFTGQWADLPFDEVCRLAAEWGYDGLEIACWGDHFEVDKALADDSYVERKRDTLAKHNLEVFTISNHLVGQAVCDHPIDERHQDILPGRIWGDGEPEGVRRRAAEEMKDTARAAAKLGVRTVVGFTGSSIWHTLAMFPPVPPAMIERGYQDFADRWNPILDVFDEVGVRFAHEVHPSEIAYDYWTTKRTLEAIGHRPAFGLNWDPSHFVWQELDPVNFIFDFADRIYHVDCKDAKVRTGDGRRGRLASHLPWADLRRGWDFVSTGHGDVPWEDCFRALNAIGYDGPISVEWEDAGMDRLVGAPEALQFVRRLAFDAPAAAFDAAFSSTRD, from the coding sequence ATGGCGCGACCCATCACGCTCTTCACCGGCCAGTGGGCCGACCTTCCGTTCGACGAGGTCTGCCGGCTCGCCGCCGAGTGGGGCTACGACGGCCTGGAGATCGCCTGCTGGGGTGACCACTTCGAGGTCGACAAGGCGCTCGCCGACGACTCGTACGTCGAGCGGAAGCGGGACACGCTCGCCAAGCACAACCTCGAGGTGTTCACCATCTCCAACCACCTGGTCGGGCAGGCGGTCTGCGACCACCCGATCGACGAGCGGCACCAGGACATCCTGCCGGGCCGGATCTGGGGCGACGGCGAGCCGGAAGGGGTGCGCCGCCGCGCCGCCGAGGAGATGAAGGACACCGCGCGGGCGGCGGCGAAGCTCGGCGTACGGACCGTGGTCGGCTTCACCGGCTCGTCCATCTGGCACACGCTGGCGATGTTCCCGCCGGTGCCGCCCGCCATGATCGAGCGCGGTTACCAGGACTTCGCCGACCGGTGGAACCCGATCCTGGACGTCTTCGACGAGGTGGGCGTGCGCTTCGCGCACGAGGTGCACCCCAGCGAGATCGCGTACGACTACTGGACCACGAAGCGGACGCTGGAGGCGATCGGCCACCGGCCCGCGTTCGGGCTCAACTGGGACCCGTCGCACTTCGTCTGGCAGGAGCTGGACCCGGTCAACTTCATCTTCGACTTCGCCGACCGGATCTACCACGTGGACTGCAAGGACGCGAAGGTCCGCACCGGGGACGGCCGGCGGGGCCGGCTCGCCTCCCACCTGCCCTGGGCCGACCTGCGGCGCGGCTGGGACTTCGTCTCCACCGGCCACGGTGACGTGCCGTGGGAGGACTGCTTCCGGGCGTTGAACGCGATCGGCTACGACGGCCCGATCTCGGTCGAGTGGGAGGACGCCGGCATGGACCGCCTGGTCGGTGCGCCGGAGGCGCTCCAGTTCGTCCGCCGCCTCGCGTTCGACGCCCCTGCTGCGGCGTTCGACGCCGCCTTCAGCAGCACCCGCGACTGA
- a CDS encoding ROK family transcriptional regulator, which yields MTMVGPENADQARLLRLLRDDGPRSRVELVDVLGLPRARFAAEADRLVAQGLVEVAGPAASRGGRRSSLLRIGAQVRFGAVLVGDGRLRVALTDGELNPLTRLDEPVDVRLGPEAVVGRTVELLGKLRAEAGLARLTGVGVALPAPVAVRDGTPVSPPALPGWHRFPVRDTLAAELGCPVHVDNDANAMALGESHAGTGRPFDDFLYVKLGDAVGCGLVLGGSLYRGATSGAGDIGHLQLAEDGPLCGCGNTGCVEAYCGDAALVREAVTVARAGRSTVLAERLAAAGVLTVADVAAAATEGDPAAQTLVRDAARRLGQVLVGLVSFVNPAIVIIGGAAPGIGPVLLAEIRGVVYRRSTPLATGTMPIVLSDLDDRAALIGAARLTSEQLFTTR from the coding sequence ATGACGATGGTCGGACCGGAGAACGCGGATCAGGCGCGGCTGCTGCGACTGCTGCGCGACGACGGCCCCCGGTCCCGGGTCGAGCTGGTCGACGTCCTCGGGCTGCCCCGGGCGCGGTTCGCCGCCGAGGCGGACCGGCTGGTCGCGCAGGGCCTGGTGGAGGTCGCGGGGCCGGCCGCGTCGCGGGGTGGTCGCCGCTCGTCGCTGCTGCGGATCGGCGCGCAGGTGCGTTTCGGCGCGGTGCTCGTCGGCGACGGCCGGCTGCGGGTCGCACTCACCGACGGTGAGCTGAACCCGCTCACCCGGCTCGACGAGCCCGTCGACGTGCGGCTCGGCCCCGAGGCGGTGGTCGGCCGGACGGTGGAGCTGCTCGGCAAGCTGCGGGCCGAGGCGGGGCTGGCCCGGCTGACCGGCGTCGGGGTGGCGCTGCCCGCGCCGGTGGCGGTCCGCGACGGCACGCCCGTCTCCCCGCCCGCGCTGCCCGGGTGGCACCGGTTTCCGGTACGCGACACGCTCGCCGCCGAGCTGGGCTGCCCGGTGCACGTCGACAACGACGCGAACGCGATGGCGCTCGGCGAGTCGCACGCCGGCACCGGCCGCCCGTTCGACGACTTCCTCTACGTCAAGCTCGGCGACGCGGTCGGCTGCGGGCTGGTGCTCGGCGGCTCGCTCTACCGGGGCGCGACCAGCGGCGCCGGCGACATCGGGCACCTCCAACTGGCCGAGGACGGGCCGCTCTGCGGCTGCGGCAACACCGGCTGCGTCGAGGCGTACTGCGGGGATGCCGCCCTGGTCCGGGAGGCGGTGACGGTCGCGCGGGCCGGGCGCTCGACGGTGCTGGCGGAGCGGCTCGCGGCGGCCGGCGTGCTGACGGTGGCTGACGTGGCCGCGGCGGCGACCGAGGGCGATCCGGCGGCGCAGACGCTGGTCCGGGACGCCGCCCGCCGGCTCGGGCAGGTGCTGGTCGGGCTGGTCAGCTTCGTCAACCCGGCCATCGTGATCATCGGCGGCGCGGCGCCCGGCATCGGGCCGGTCCTGCTCGCCGAGATCCGGGGCGTGGTCTACCGGCGGTCCACGCCGCTGGCCACCGGCACCATGCCGATCGTCCTGTCCGACCTCGACGACCGCGCCGCCCTGATCGGCGCGGCCCGCCTGACCAGCGAGCAGCTCTTCACCACCCGCTGA
- a CDS encoding MMPL family transporter, whose product MAAGRSRWTATLIAVAVVLGWLIVGGVAGPYAGKLGDVATNDNASFLPTDAEATRAQDLAAGFVDRETTPALVVYERAGGITAADQQRIQADAARFAQVPGVVGPLPPSIVSQDKQAAQVIVPIDSAEGEQIRSVVDELRAITGPDRDGLTVDVAGPAGLLGDLIEVFSAIDGPLLLVTLVVVLIILLIVYRSPVLWIFPLLAAGMSYSLAAVVVYQLAKHDVVKLNGQAQGILTVLVFGAGTDYALLLIARYREELHRHERPWDAMKAAWKGAAPAIIASGATVIVSLLCLLLSSLNSNRALGPVSAVGIAATLLVMLTFLPALLVLGGRWAFWPRRPRHDDADPRTEHGLWGRIAGFVARRARTVWIVTAVVLAALAIGVTQLGATTLGQSQLFTQRTDSVAGQEVIDRHFPAGTGSPATIFTEQAAAQRVAQVAQGVKGVASVAPLGQQGQNAPPDPNAPPKVVDGRVQLNVTLADPPDSNGAERTIRDLREAVHAVPGANAVVGGFTAINVDTADASVRDRNVIIPVVLLVIAIILALLLRALVAPLLLIATVVLSFLATLGLCALLFKYVFDFPGVDQSFPLFAFVFLVALGIDYNIFLMSRVREESVRRGTRAGVLAGLAVTGGVITSAGIVLAATFSALAVLPLVVLVELGVAVAVGVLLDTIVVRSLLVPALAYDIGPKVWWPSRLSRSHRDGDRAGAGVDRA is encoded by the coding sequence ATGGCCGCAGGACGCAGCCGCTGGACGGCGACGCTGATCGCGGTGGCGGTGGTGCTCGGCTGGCTGATCGTCGGCGGGGTCGCCGGCCCGTACGCCGGCAAACTCGGCGACGTCGCCACCAACGACAACGCCTCCTTCCTCCCCACCGACGCCGAAGCCACCCGCGCCCAGGACCTCGCCGCCGGCTTCGTCGACCGGGAGACCACGCCGGCCCTGGTGGTCTACGAGCGCGCCGGCGGCATCACCGCCGCCGACCAGCAGCGGATCCAGGCCGACGCGGCCCGATTCGCCCAGGTGCCCGGCGTGGTCGGCCCGCTGCCGCCGTCGATCGTCAGCCAGGACAAGCAGGCCGCCCAGGTGATCGTCCCGATCGACAGCGCCGAGGGCGAACAGATCCGCAGCGTGGTCGACGAGCTGCGCGCCATCACCGGCCCGGACCGGGACGGGCTCACCGTCGACGTGGCCGGCCCGGCCGGCCTGCTCGGCGACCTGATCGAGGTGTTCTCCGCCATCGACGGGCCCCTGCTGCTGGTCACCCTGGTCGTGGTGCTGATCATCCTGCTGATCGTCTACCGCAGCCCGGTGCTCTGGATCTTTCCGCTGCTGGCCGCCGGGATGTCGTACTCGCTGGCCGCCGTCGTCGTCTACCAGCTCGCCAAGCACGACGTGGTCAAGCTCAACGGGCAGGCGCAGGGCATCCTCACCGTGCTCGTCTTCGGCGCCGGCACCGACTACGCGCTGCTGCTCATCGCCCGCTACCGGGAGGAACTGCACCGGCACGAACGCCCCTGGGACGCGATGAAGGCCGCCTGGAAGGGCGCCGCCCCGGCCATCATCGCCTCCGGCGCCACCGTCATCGTCAGCCTGCTCTGCCTGCTGCTGTCCAGCCTCAACTCCAACCGGGCGCTCGGCCCGGTCAGCGCCGTCGGCATCGCCGCCACGCTGCTGGTGATGCTGACGTTCCTGCCCGCCCTGCTGGTGCTCGGCGGCCGGTGGGCGTTCTGGCCCCGGCGACCCCGGCACGACGACGCCGACCCGCGTACCGAGCACGGCCTCTGGGGGCGGATCGCCGGCTTCGTGGCGCGCCGCGCGCGTACCGTCTGGATCGTCACCGCCGTGGTGCTGGCGGCCCTCGCGATCGGGGTGACCCAGCTCGGCGCCACCACCCTCGGCCAGTCCCAGCTCTTCACCCAGCGCACCGACTCGGTTGCCGGCCAGGAGGTCATCGACCGGCACTTCCCGGCCGGCACCGGCAGCCCGGCCACCATCTTCACCGAACAGGCCGCCGCGCAGCGGGTCGCCCAGGTGGCCCAGGGCGTCAAGGGTGTCGCCTCGGTGGCGCCGCTCGGCCAGCAGGGTCAGAACGCGCCACCCGACCCGAACGCCCCGCCCAAGGTCGTCGACGGCCGGGTGCAGCTCAACGTCACGCTCGCCGACCCGCCCGACAGCAACGGCGCCGAACGGACCATCCGGGACCTGCGCGAGGCGGTGCACGCGGTGCCCGGGGCGAACGCCGTGGTCGGCGGCTTCACCGCCATCAACGTGGACACCGCCGACGCGTCCGTCCGGGACCGCAACGTGATCATCCCGGTGGTGCTGCTGGTCATCGCGATCATCCTGGCGCTGCTGCTGCGCGCCCTGGTCGCCCCGCTGCTGCTGATCGCCACCGTGGTGCTGTCGTTCCTGGCCACGCTCGGCCTCTGCGCGTTGCTGTTCAAATACGTCTTCGACTTCCCCGGCGTCGACCAGTCCTTCCCGCTGTTCGCCTTCGTGTTCCTGGTCGCACTCGGCATCGACTACAACATCTTCCTGATGAGCCGCGTCCGCGAGGAGTCGGTGCGGCGCGGCACCCGCGCCGGGGTGCTGGCCGGCCTGGCGGTCACCGGTGGCGTCATCACCTCCGCCGGCATCGTGCTCGCCGCCACGTTCTCCGCGCTCGCCGTGCTGCCGCTCGTCGTGCTGGTGGAGCTGGGCGTGGCGGTCGCCGTCGGGGTGCTGCTCGACACCATCGTGGTCCGCTCGCTGCTGGTGCCCGCGCTCGCGTACGACATCGGGCCGAAGGTGTGGTGGCCCAGCCGCTTGTCCCGGTCGCACCGCGACGGCGACCGGGCCGGAGCGGGGGTGGACCGTGCCTGA
- a CDS encoding FAD-dependent oxidoreductase — protein MPDTDVVVVGGGLAGLAAARRLHRAGVSWRLLEAGDRLGGRVATDEVDGFRLDRGFQVLNTAYPRLGTLLDLDALDLGWFTSGVLVRRGDRLARLVNPLREPTGGPAALTADVGSLRDRLRLAALATGCATLPVARLLTATETSTETALRRAGLSDAIIEELIRPFLAGVLLDRELATSSHVFAVILRSFARGRIGLPAQGMGALPRAVAAPLPAEQITLRTPVTAVAPGRVRTEAGEITCRAVVVAADPPAAATLLPAVDRVRMHAYTTYYHRTDTPPLDEPILLLDGDRRELVVNTVVVSNAAPTYAPDGQHLVATSVVGPQAPPEPVIRRELDRLYGRSTADWTHLTTVSVPDALPAAPPPQGRLRKPVALGDGLFVAGDHRDSPSIQGALASGWRTAGAVLDELRG, from the coding sequence GTGCCTGACACCGACGTGGTCGTCGTCGGCGGCGGCCTGGCCGGCCTCGCCGCCGCCCGCCGGTTGCACCGCGCCGGCGTGTCGTGGCGGCTGCTGGAGGCCGGCGACCGGCTCGGCGGCCGGGTCGCCACCGACGAGGTCGACGGGTTCCGGCTGGACCGCGGCTTCCAGGTGCTCAACACCGCATACCCCCGACTCGGCACGCTGCTCGACCTCGACGCACTCGACCTGGGCTGGTTCACCTCCGGCGTGCTGGTCCGCCGCGGCGACCGGCTGGCCCGGCTGGTCAACCCGCTGCGCGAGCCCACCGGCGGGCCCGCCGCGCTGACCGCCGACGTCGGGTCGCTGCGCGACCGGCTGCGCCTGGCCGCGCTCGCCACCGGCTGCGCCACCCTGCCCGTCGCACGGCTGCTCACCGCCACCGAGACCAGCACCGAGACGGCGCTACGCCGGGCCGGGCTCTCCGACGCGATCATCGAGGAGCTGATCCGGCCGTTCCTGGCCGGTGTGCTGCTCGACCGCGAGCTGGCCACCTCCAGCCACGTGTTCGCGGTCATCCTGCGCTCGTTCGCCCGGGGTCGGATCGGGCTGCCCGCGCAGGGCATGGGCGCGCTGCCCCGGGCCGTCGCCGCGCCGCTGCCCGCCGAGCAGATCACGCTGCGGACGCCGGTCACCGCTGTCGCGCCCGGCCGGGTCCGCACCGAGGCCGGCGAGATCACCTGCCGCGCCGTCGTGGTCGCCGCCGACCCGCCGGCGGCGGCCACGCTGCTGCCGGCCGTCGACCGGGTACGCATGCACGCGTACACCACCTACTACCACCGCACCGACACGCCGCCGCTGGACGAGCCGATTTTGCTGCTCGACGGCGACCGGCGGGAACTGGTCGTCAACACGGTGGTGGTCAGCAACGCCGCGCCCACGTACGCGCCGGACGGCCAGCACCTGGTGGCCACGTCCGTGGTCGGCCCGCAGGCCCCGCCCGAACCGGTGATCCGCCGCGAACTGGACCGCCTCTACGGCCGCTCCACCGCCGACTGGACCCACCTCACCACCGTCTCGGTGCCGGACGCGCTGCCGGCCGCCCCACCGCCGCAGGGCCGGCTGCGCAAGCCGGTGGCGCTCGGCGACGGCCTGTTCGTGGCCGGCGACCACCGGGACAGCCCGTCCATCCAGGGCGCGTTGGCCAGTGGCTGGCGGACCGCCGGCGCGGTGCTCGACGAGTTGCGGGGTTGA
- a CDS encoding type II toxin-antitoxin system HicA family toxin, which translates to MKRTDLINRIGKAAADAGITFEKLREGGSHTIYRYGSQNVVIPRHKEINELTARGILRSLGLR; encoded by the coding sequence GTGAAGCGAACCGACCTGATCAACCGGATCGGCAAGGCCGCCGCCGACGCGGGCATCACCTTCGAGAAGCTTCGCGAAGGAGGCAGCCACACCATCTACCGGTACGGCTCGCAGAACGTCGTCATACCCCGACACAAGGAGATCAACGAACTCACCGCGCGGGGCATCCTGCGCTCTCTCGGCTTGAGGTAG
- a CDS encoding type II toxin-antitoxin system HicB family antitoxin translates to MKYTATCVRSGGWWAITVPEITGVFSQARRLDQVEKMAREAIALMLDVKPDSFDVEVQPEVPREVTRARKARIALREAEQSADKATVAAARTLLDKGYTVRDAGALLGISAQRVSQLAPKKAPAKVASRKVVTGRAGKSNKGEKPGVKPDHEVAA, encoded by the coding sequence ATGAAGTACACCGCAACGTGTGTCCGCTCCGGCGGCTGGTGGGCCATCACCGTCCCGGAGATCACGGGCGTCTTCTCTCAGGCCCGCCGCCTGGACCAGGTCGAAAAGATGGCACGGGAAGCGATCGCGCTCATGCTCGACGTCAAGCCCGACAGTTTTGACGTGGAGGTGCAGCCCGAAGTCCCGAGGGAAGTCACCAGAGCGCGCAAGGCGCGTATCGCGCTGCGCGAGGCCGAACAGTCTGCCGACAAGGCCACCGTCGCTGCTGCCCGAACGCTGCTCGACAAGGGTTACACAGTCCGCGACGCGGGTGCCCTGCTCGGCATCTCCGCTCAGCGGGTGTCGCAGCTGGCGCCGAAAAAGGCACCAGCCAAGGTGGCAAGCCGCAAGGTGGTAACCGGCCGCGCAGGTAAGAGCAACAAGGGCGAGAAGCCTGGCGTCAAACCGGACCACGAAGTCGCCGCCTGA
- a CDS encoding ALF repeat-containing protein, producing the protein MRMKLSAGVVIALTFLIPAAPAAAQAQAPGLDPACQTVERKVYQDIRELITIDLDTATNAELRLLAYRLLAEAKAESLPVLPKAIEDRLNGTADDLRAFLKSSVQTAWQTALRVKTVQTLTGAGPNVRAATQKALDDGSIDVLLAYLNTGLYDARALDCAAQPTPTVTATVRPTPTASATPSASATVVPTAAPSVSPGAPGGEGGEGGGLPVTGSDTATVAGIGGALLLLGGVGYVIGRRRRARFVA; encoded by the coding sequence ATGCGAATGAAGTTGTCGGCCGGTGTCGTGATAGCGCTGACCTTTCTGATTCCGGCGGCGCCGGCCGCGGCTCAGGCTCAGGCGCCCGGGCTCGACCCGGCCTGCCAGACGGTCGAGCGCAAGGTCTACCAGGACATCCGCGAGCTCATCACCATCGACCTGGACACCGCCACCAACGCCGAGTTGCGGTTGCTGGCCTACCGGCTCCTGGCCGAGGCGAAAGCCGAATCGTTGCCCGTTCTGCCCAAGGCCATCGAGGACCGGCTGAACGGCACCGCAGACGATCTGCGCGCGTTCCTCAAGTCGAGCGTGCAGACCGCCTGGCAGACGGCCCTGCGGGTCAAGACGGTCCAGACCTTGACCGGCGCCGGCCCCAACGTGCGGGCCGCGACGCAGAAGGCCCTCGACGACGGGTCCATCGACGTCCTCCTGGCCTACCTGAACACCGGCCTGTACGACGCCCGTGCGCTGGACTGCGCGGCGCAGCCGACGCCCACGGTGACGGCGACGGTTCGGCCCACGCCGACGGCGAGCGCCACGCCCAGCGCCTCGGCGACGGTCGTGCCGACCGCTGCCCCCTCCGTCAGCCCGGGCGCTCCCGGTGGCGAGGGCGGCGAGGGCGGCGGGCTGCCGGTGACCGGTTCCGACACCGCGACCGTGGCCGGCATCGGCGGCGCGCTGCTGCTCCTCGGTGGCGTGGGCTACGTGATCGGGCGCCGGCGCCGCGCCCGCTTCGTGGCGTAG
- a CDS encoding DinB family protein, with translation MLSAMAIFDPKADLLDYLRGARSVMVWKLDGLGEYDVRRPLTPTGTNLLGLVKHLARGEFGYFGETFGRPADAVPQWPAGEATWEAWALPSESRESIVELYRRSWAHADATIEALPLDAVGRVPWWGDGGEVTLHHVLVHMTAETQRHAGHADIVRELIDGAVGLLPTATNTPTSDAVSLAAHRDMVERNAREAAGR, from the coding sequence ATGCTGTCCGCCATGGCGATCTTCGACCCGAAGGCGGACCTGCTCGACTACCTGCGCGGGGCGCGCAGCGTGATGGTGTGGAAGCTCGACGGGCTGGGCGAGTACGACGTCCGCCGCCCGCTGACGCCCACCGGCACGAACCTGCTGGGCCTGGTCAAGCACCTGGCCCGAGGCGAGTTCGGCTACTTCGGCGAAACCTTCGGTCGGCCGGCTGACGCCGTGCCGCAGTGGCCGGCGGGCGAGGCGACGTGGGAGGCGTGGGCCCTGCCGAGCGAGTCGCGGGAATCGATCGTCGAGCTGTACCGGCGGTCCTGGGCACACGCGGACGCGACGATCGAGGCGTTGCCGCTGGACGCGGTCGGTCGGGTGCCGTGGTGGGGCGACGGCGGCGAGGTGACGTTGCATCACGTCCTGGTGCACATGACCGCCGAGACGCAGCGCCATGCCGGTCACGCCGACATCGTCCGCGAGTTGATCGACGGCGCGGTCGGTCTTCTTCCCACCGCGACGAACACGCCGACGTCGGACGCCGTGAGTCTGGCGGCCCATCGGGACATGGTGGAGCGGAACGCGCGGGAGGCCGCCGGCCGATGA
- a CDS encoding SigE family RNA polymerase sigma factor, with protein sequence MSRHEDDEQFRLFVQRQWGPLLRTAYLLTGDRGTAEDLTQSALEKTHRRWERILRRDAPEVYVRRVMVNTAISWRRRRRPLEVPLLTSDGAPTPDAYARVEERQLLLTALRRLPPRTQAVLVLRYFEDLSEADTARVLGCSVGSVKSQASRGLARLRVEFAPSVSQSTVRLEEEPA encoded by the coding sequence GTGAGTCGGCACGAGGACGACGAACAGTTCCGGCTGTTCGTGCAGAGACAGTGGGGACCGTTGCTCCGGACGGCCTACCTGCTGACCGGCGATCGGGGAACCGCCGAGGACCTGACGCAGTCGGCGTTGGAGAAGACCCACCGACGTTGGGAACGCATCCTCCGCAGGGACGCGCCCGAGGTCTACGTACGCCGGGTGATGGTCAACACGGCGATCTCCTGGCGGCGCCGACGGCGTCCGCTGGAGGTGCCGCTGCTGACGTCCGACGGCGCGCCGACGCCGGACGCGTACGCACGGGTGGAGGAGCGGCAACTGCTCCTCACCGCGCTGCGACGGCTGCCGCCCAGGACCCAGGCGGTGCTGGTGCTGCGCTACTTCGAAGACCTCAGCGAGGCGGACACCGCCCGGGTGCTCGGCTGCTCCGTCGGCTCGGTGAAGAGCCAGGCGTCGCGCGGGTTGGCCCGGCTGCGGGTGGAGTTCGCCCCATCCGTCTCCCAGTCCACGGTACGGCTCGAGGAGGAACCGGCATGA
- a CDS encoding YML083C domain-containing protein — MTESFANSTLSPALSQAARAVVVPEDPWPGFARRARRHRQARLVRAAVAVVAGATLVGVQANVVPLPGWAPRVAVAAAPAALLDAPPRGALAGDRAWWDSLRRRISADPSTSTGGSPEGVWKVGDPDRMRLLYGSDQPGHRVALVAVPLRFGLLTKETLVWLVGPTGADARQMRWAGSSEGADSPVMALMRTEPDRGGFAVVVGPADTTVMISGDLRYTARGVLEYENLARPDGGGVGVAVLPSAPLRSEPVVRVSRGAALLYQGGLGGGPYAAPDPTGPELGPLLTAAGRNARGRPLDDAALRTVVASALLDSRLPAAGTTVRVRWSGREGGQAVALLTVQPAGGGVIAYAVHGDDRTGWWTDLRLLLPAEGAEQRPIGWRIRADTGTRTPTGQARVIAPPDAARVTVTVDGSPTATVALDASGAGTTRVPPDRAATLTAYAEDGRLLGTTPVPPVETNMSGLPGDSPATRVVP; from the coding sequence ATGACCGAGAGCTTCGCGAATTCGACGCTGAGTCCGGCGCTGTCGCAGGCCGCGCGCGCTGTCGTCGTACCCGAGGATCCGTGGCCGGGGTTCGCGCGCCGTGCGCGACGGCACCGGCAGGCGCGGCTGGTCCGGGCGGCGGTGGCCGTCGTGGCCGGGGCGACGCTCGTCGGGGTTCAGGCCAACGTGGTGCCGCTGCCCGGATGGGCGCCCCGCGTCGCGGTGGCCGCCGCCCCGGCGGCGCTGCTCGACGCGCCGCCCCGGGGCGCGTTGGCCGGCGACCGGGCCTGGTGGGACTCGCTGCGGCGGCGGATCAGCGCCGATCCGTCGACGAGCACCGGCGGGAGCCCGGAGGGTGTGTGGAAAGTCGGCGATCCCGACCGGATGCGGCTGCTCTACGGCAGTGACCAGCCGGGCCACCGGGTCGCGCTGGTCGCGGTGCCGCTACGGTTCGGCCTGCTGACCAAGGAGACGCTCGTCTGGTTGGTGGGGCCGACCGGGGCCGACGCCCGGCAGATGCGTTGGGCCGGCAGCAGTGAGGGCGCCGACAGCCCGGTGATGGCCCTGATGCGGACCGAACCCGACCGGGGCGGGTTCGCGGTGGTCGTCGGACCGGCGGACACGACCGTGATGATCAGTGGCGATCTCCGGTACACCGCGAGGGGAGTCCTGGAGTACGAGAACCTGGCCCGGCCGGACGGCGGCGGGGTCGGAGTCGCCGTGCTGCCGTCCGCGCCGCTTCGGAGCGAACCCGTCGTCCGGGTCAGTCGTGGCGCTGCCCTGCTCTACCAGGGCGGCCTGGGCGGCGGCCCGTACGCCGCGCCCGACCCGACCGGACCGGAGCTGGGTCCGCTGCTCACCGCCGCCGGACGGAACGCGCGGGGCAGGCCGTTGGATGACGCCGCCCTGCGTACCGTCGTCGCGTCGGCACTTCTCGACAGCCGTCTCCCGGCGGCCGGGACGACGGTCCGGGTGCGGTGGTCAGGCCGCGAGGGCGGCCAGGCCGTCGCGCTGCTCACCGTGCAACCGGCCGGCGGGGGAGTCATCGCGTACGCCGTGCACGGCGACGACCGGACCGGCTGGTGGACCGACCTGCGGCTGCTGCTGCCGGCCGAGGGCGCGGAACAACGACCGATCGGCTGGCGGATCCGGGCCGACACCGGCACCCGCACACCGACGGGCCAGGCGCGGGTGATCGCCCCACCCGACGCGGCGCGCGTCACCGTCACGGTCGACGGCTCGCCGACGGCCACCGTCGCCCTCGACGCATCCGGCGCCGGCACCACCCGGGTGCCGCCGGACCGGGCCGCCACCCTCACCGCGTACGCCGAGGACGGAAGGCTCCTCGGAACCACCCCGGTGCCGCCGGTCGAGACGAACATGTCGGGTCTGCCGGGAGACAGCCCGGCCACCCGGGTGGTGCCCTGA
- a CDS encoding NAD(P)-dependent oxidoreductase has protein sequence MDIVVFGAGGRAGRRAVAEARRRGHQVTAVVRDPARHDPVDARVVAGDVTDPDSVARAAAGQDAAISAAADLTVPPQDFFPASSRALAAGLTEAGVRRLVVVGLAPVLPGPSGAALMDEPGYPNEYRPFFLGHAAGLAELRHGDLDWSYVAPAGDFDHEGTRTGRYEFAEHGDPASRISYQDFAIALLDEIEAPRHPRGTASVREA, from the coding sequence ATGGACATCGTGGTCTTCGGCGCCGGCGGTCGCGCCGGGCGGCGGGCCGTGGCCGAGGCGCGGCGGCGCGGCCACCAGGTGACGGCCGTGGTACGCGACCCCGCCCGCCACGACCCGGTCGACGCGCGGGTGGTGGCCGGCGACGTCACCGACCCGGACAGCGTGGCGCGGGCCGCCGCCGGGCAGGACGCGGCGATCAGCGCGGCGGCGGACCTGACCGTGCCACCGCAGGACTTCTTCCCCGCGTCGTCCCGCGCGCTGGCCGCCGGGCTGACCGAGGCCGGCGTACGCCGCCTGGTGGTGGTCGGTCTCGCGCCGGTCCTGCCCGGGCCGTCCGGCGCTGCCCTGATGGACGAGCCCGGCTACCCGAACGAGTACCGCCCGTTCTTCCTCGGCCACGCGGCGGGCCTCGCCGAGCTGCGACACGGCGACCTCGACTGGTCGTACGTGGCACCCGCCGGCGACTTCGACCACGAGGGCACCCGCACCGGCCGCTACGAGTTCGCCGAGCACGGCGACCCGGCCAGCCGGATCAGCTACCAGGACTTCGCGATCGCGCTGCTCGACGAGATCGAGGCACCCCGCCACCCTCGGGGCACCGCGAGCGTCCGGGAGGCGTGA
- a CDS encoding winged helix-turn-helix transcriptional regulator: MRQPLPADMFDELCPSSLNPIRFGDKWAALIIRCLEGGPRRFSELRVPLRRVTPKVLTGSLRALERDGLVTRTVHPGRAVEYELTPVGRSMLEPIAVACAWTERHWDELLDARESYDAAAPPDRRARSA; this comes from the coding sequence ATGAGGCAACCGTTGCCCGCCGACATGTTCGACGAGCTGTGCCCGTCCTCGCTCAACCCGATCCGGTTCGGCGACAAGTGGGCGGCGCTCATCATCCGCTGCCTCGAAGGCGGCCCTCGGCGCTTCTCCGAGCTGCGGGTGCCGCTGCGCCGCGTCACCCCGAAGGTGCTCACCGGCTCGCTGCGCGCCCTGGAACGGGACGGTCTGGTGACGCGCACCGTCCACCCCGGACGCGCCGTCGAGTACGAGCTGACGCCGGTGGGCCGCAGCATGCTCGAACCGATCGCGGTGGCGTGCGCCTGGACCGAGCGGCACTGGGACGAGCTGCTCGACGCCCGCGAGTCGTACGACGCCGCGGCGCCTCCCGACCGGCGGGCCCGGTCGGCGTGA